Proteins found in one Oncorhynchus keta strain PuntledgeMale-10-30-2019 chromosome 2, Oket_V2, whole genome shotgun sequence genomic segment:
- the LOC118380769 gene encoding vacuolar protein-sorting-associated protein 25-like isoform X1, whose amino-acid sequence MSFEWPWQYNFPPFFTLQPNVDTRQKQLAAWCSLALSYCRHHKLYTLDIMEVQECPVFNHKNIDRKLSTEAILIVFEELRKKGNLEWLDKNKTQCLVMWRRPEEWGKLIYQWVSKNGMVNTVFTLYELANGDDTESEGIQTLSRRTTVSAALHQSGLYGRVARQKPPLSKMHIARLEFAKRHLKDSDHEKQYSLVC is encoded by the exons ATGAGTTTTGAGTGGCCTTGGCAGTATAATTTCCCTCCGTTTTTTAC GTTACAACCCAATGTTGACACCAGACAGAAACAGCTTGCAGCATGGTGCTCCCTTGCTCTCTCCTACTGCCGCCATCACAAGCTCTACACTTTGGACATCATGGAAGTCCAAGAGTGCCCTGTGTTCAACCACAAGAATATTGATA GAAAACTATCAACGGAGGCCATACTAATTGTTTTTGAGGAATTGAGGAAAAAAG GGAACCTGGAATGGTTAGACAAGAACAAGACACAGTGTCTAGTCATGTGGAGGAGGCCAGAGGAATGGGGCAAACTAATTTACCAGTGG GTCTCTAAAAACGGTATGGTCAATACGGTGTTTACACTCTACGAGCTCGCCAACGGTGACGACACAGAAAGCGAAG gtattcagaccctttccagaaggacaaccgtctctgcagcactccaccaatcaggcctttatggtagagtggccagacagaagccgccactcagtaaaatgcacatagcacgcttggagtttgccaaaaggcacctaaaggactctgaccatgagaaacaatattctttggtctgttga
- the LOC118380769 gene encoding vacuolar protein-sorting-associated protein 25-like isoform X2, which translates to MSFEWPWQYNFPPFFTLQPNVDTRQKQLAAWCSLALSYCRHHKLYTLDIMEVQECPVFNHKNIDRKLSTEAILIVFEELRKKGNLEWLDKNKTQCLVMWRRPEEWGKLIYQWVSKNGMVNTVFTLYELANGDDTESEEFHGLEEWMLIRSLQALQTDGKAEVITMDDGKGVKFF; encoded by the exons ATGAGTTTTGAGTGGCCTTGGCAGTATAATTTCCCTCCGTTTTTTAC GTTACAACCCAATGTTGACACCAGACAGAAACAGCTTGCAGCATGGTGCTCCCTTGCTCTCTCCTACTGCCGCCATCACAAGCTCTACACTTTGGACATCATGGAAGTCCAAGAGTGCCCTGTGTTCAACCACAAGAATATTGATA GAAAACTATCAACGGAGGCCATACTAATTGTTTTTGAGGAATTGAGGAAAAAAG GGAACCTGGAATGGTTAGACAAGAACAAGACACAGTGTCTAGTCATGTGGAGGAGGCCAGAGGAATGGGGCAAACTAATTTACCAGTGG GTCTCTAAAAACGGTATGGTCAATACGGTGTTTACACTCTACGAGCTCGCCAACGGTGACGACACAGAAAGCGAAG AATTCCATGGGCTGGAGGAGTGGATGCTGATTCGCTCGCTGCAGGCCCTGCAGACGGACGGCAAGGCAGAGGTCATCACCATGGATGACGGGAAGGGGGTCAAGTTCTTCTGA